The sequence below is a genomic window from Variovorax paradoxus B4.
AAGAAAGCGCCCGTCCGGCAACTGCTGGATCGCCGACGGCTCATAGATACCGACCAAGGGCTGGAACGTGGGAGGTTTTTTGTGCGCCACGGAAACATTGTCTACCCACCTTCCGCCGCGCGATATGTACGAGGCCTACCGGTACGTAGCGTTACGCCCTCGCCGAGGCCATTGGCGTATGTTCCCAGTCTTTCCTTTGGCTTCGCTTGCCTGTCCTTCTGAGGAGTGCGAAACATGTCCCGGTATCTCTGCGAATTGAAAAATCTCCTGACGGACCTGAAGGACCGCTACGGGGAAGGCGATGACTCGGTGCAGCAGGTCAAGCGCGAGCTCGATGCCGTTGAAGCCCGGGAATCCGGGCATCAGAGCTTGTTCGCCCATGGCCGCGACCGTCTTCTCCGCCGCAGCGGCAGGCACAGTTGGGAAGGCTACTCCAGCCTCTTGCACTCAACCCAGCGCCCGCCCCCTCTGGGCTAGCCTGGATATTTCGCGAGTGACGTGTCGCGATGGCAGTTGATCAATGTAGGGCGCGAAGCGCGCGATACAACCGCGATGAGTGAGATTTCAGCCGCATTGCTGGGGCTGAAGACGCAGTGCCCCCTTACCCCCGTTGTTTGTCGACGTGCCGGGGACAGCACTCGACGCGATCTATGGAGCCAGTGCGCGAGCGGCCGTGAGGAAGACGTGCTTGAGCGGGTGGTGCGAGGCCAGCAGCAGGCGGATGCGACGGGTATTGCGCAGCACGGCGGCGCCGATCTTGAGCAGCTTGACGCGGATGGTGGCGGTGCACGCGCGTTCCAACTGCGTGCCTTGAAGGGCCAGCCGGCGCAGGTTGATCATCAAGGTGTAGGCCAGCGCAGCCAACAGCAGGCGCATCTGGTTGGACGCGAAGCGGCGACAACTGCCGCGGCGACCGAACAGGTCGATCTGCGCTTCCTTGATGCGGTTCTCGGCCTCACCGCGGGCGCAGTACAAGTCCTCGTACAGCGACTTGGCGTCTCCCGCTTCCAGGCTCGTGACCACGAAGCGTGGATTGCGCCCTTGCGCGCCGTGCTCCAGCCGCGCGATGACGCGCCGCTCACGCTCCCAGCTGCGCGTTGCATATCGGAACTCGCCGATCAGGCGCTGCTTCGTGCCGACGGCTTCGTACTGCTCGGCCAGCGCGTGTTCAGCGATGGCCACGCGTTCAAGCAAGGCGGAGTTCTTCTGCAGGCCCACGATGTAGTCAATGCCCCAGGCGTCGAAGCGGCGCAGCGCCTTCGGGCGACAGAAGCCGGAGTCGCCGCGCACCACGAGCCGCACGCCGGGCCACGCCTGGCGCAGCCGTCGCGCGATCAGCTTGATCAACGCGCTGAGCACGCTGGCCGGATCGCGCCAGCTCGGGCGCAGCACGCACGCGAGCATGTCTTGCCCACAGAAGATGTACAGCGGCAAGTAGCAGTAGTTGTCGTAATGTGCGTGGAAGTGCGCGCCTTCCTGGTCACCGTACAGCGGGATGTGCGTGGCATCGATGTCGAGCACGAGTTCGTCGGGGGTCGTCATGCGGCTAGCGATGAATTGATCCAACAAAACAGCGTGCAACGCCGCGGCATGCTCGCTCGTGGCCGAAGTCTCCAACCGGCTCAACGTCGGCGCCGAGGCCAGCTCAACGACACGACCTACCGCCGTTTGGTGCGCCAGGTCATGGCGCAGCGTGTTGTGCTGCGAAACACTTTCCCAGCCACAACACAAGCCGTACACGCGCTGCGCGAGCAGACTGCGAATGTCGTGACGCACGCTGGCCTTGCGCCGTGCGTCAGCGAACACGCGCGCCGCCGCGCGCGTCAAGCCGATGCGCTCATCGACTTGCTTGAGCAGTACCGCACCACCGTCGCTGACGATATCTCCGCCGTCAAACGCCGCCTCCACGACGCGACGCCCAACCTTGCAAAATCTCACTGGCACATCGGTACACTTTGGCACTGGCAGTCCTGTTCTCGAGTTGCATGTTCTTGGCATCAGATACCAATAACAACGCATCCCGGCTCAGGGCTGCCGACCTTCTACTCGCGAAATATCCAGGCTAGGCGCCCCTGGCGCAAGCATCGCCGACAGCCCCGGGCTGCAGCGCGGGCTTCAGTTGGTCTTCTTCTTTGGACGCCCCGCCTTCAGCGGTACCAGCGAATCCAGCGCACCGCGCAGTTGGTTGTCCGTGAGCCGTTGAAGCGCGTGCAGCCCGGCGCGCAGAAGCTCGCTTTTCTTGGCAGGGCGTTTGAAACCCAGCGCACGGTCCTTGAGGACGGCGACCAGACCGAAGTCCTGCTGGGGCATCGTGAAGCTGTCTCGCACGAGTTTGGTTTTGGCTTTGGCTGCATCGCGCGCGGAATCTGACGCAGTGGCCTGGGCAGACGTCGCCAGTTCCGTGCGGTGAGCCGT
It includes:
- a CDS encoding IS1380 family transposase, which encodes MPKCTDVPVRFCKVGRRVVEAAFDGGDIVSDGGAVLLKQVDERIGLTRAAARVFADARRKASVRHDIRSLLAQRVYGLCCGWESVSQHNTLRHDLAHQTAVGRVVELASAPTLSRLETSATSEHAAALHAVLLDQFIASRMTTPDELVLDIDATHIPLYGDQEGAHFHAHYDNYCYLPLYIFCGQDMLACVLRPSWRDPASVLSALIKLIARRLRQAWPGVRLVVRGDSGFCRPKALRRFDAWGIDYIVGLQKNSALLERVAIAEHALAEQYEAVGTKQRLIGEFRYATRSWERERRVIARLEHGAQGRNPRFVVTSLEAGDAKSLYEDLYCARGEAENRIKEAQIDLFGRRGSCRRFASNQMRLLLAALAYTLMINLRRLALQGTQLERACTATIRVKLLKIGAAVLRNTRRIRLLLASHHPLKHVFLTAARALAP